AAACTGCCTTTCCCGCACTAGAAGATGCAAATAAATCAGAGACAAAATATGTCCCTATGTCTCTATTTCAGAATTCGACTACCAGCGCTCTGCCTCCGGCTTCTCATTCAGTGGGAGCTCCTATGACATCTACATCTATTGAATACAATTCTCAGTCTGagaatgatgaaatgagtgatgaaAATGTTTGGTCTTCGAGTAACTTTGAAATTGGGGGTCTCCAGAACAGAGCGAATTCTCCCCAAAATACCACTCATGTTGCAGGAAATTTTGGCTTTGTTTATTCCCAACTGGCTGGGCAACCCACTCGATGGTCTTCATCTCCACCTCAGCCTGCACGTGGCCCTCTTTCCACATCCCCACACCCCGTGGGCTCCCTACAACTTCCGCACCCCACAGTCTCCCCTCCTCCCTGCGGATCCCCTGCAGCCTCCCCTCACTCCACGCGGCACCTGCCAACCCTGCAGACTCCCTGCGAGCTTCCCACAGGCCTTCCACCTCGCGGGCCCTCCCTACTCTGCTCCCCACGTGCTCATCCCTCCACGGGCCCCTGTGTCTCCTCTGCCCGCTTCCTCCCGTGAGCTCCCCGCCTATCCTTATGCCACAGCCTCTCCTTCATAGGCCCACTCCCGTGCAGCCCCCTCCTGCAGACCTAGACCTCCGCACTCTTCCCCATTCCACGCCGTGGATGAAACTTCTGCGAGGTCCCCCTCCTGCGGTGTGCCTGCATCTCACATAGATAAAAATCCACAGGCCATTGATCGCCTTCCAGATAGGAAAGCAGACAGAGTCATTACCAGACTCAAAAACAAGGACATTACAGGGAATGTAAACAGAGACAATGGGAGTGATGTTGATTTATGTAAACAGGGAATACATAATGATTCTACTACTGAAACAGAGAGTCAATTGAGAAAATCAACCAGACAGAGGCGACCTCCTGCAAAATTTTCTGATTATGACTTATTGTTCTGTGAAGAGGTTgaaccttctttgctcatctctGATCAAACAAAGCCTGCAACATACAAAGAGGCTTGTAAAAATGCAGACCATGATAACTGGCACACTACAATATGCGAAGAAATGGACGCACTAGTGAGgaatcagacatgggatttggtgccacttccgcctgacagaaaggcattgagaaataaatgggtgtataaactaaaagatgaagccgatggtcacaaaagatttcaagcaagactggttgtaaagggatatgctcagcagcaagaacttgacttcaaagaaattttctcgccagtagttaaaatgactaccatccgagcagtattgggattagttgcagcatgggatcttgaacttgaacagcTGGATGTGAAGACAGCATTTCTCCATGGCAACCTTGATGAGGAGTTATTTATGCATCAGCCGGAAGGGTTCATTACAAAGGGGCAGGAACACCTTTATTGCAGATTGAAAcgcagtttgtatgggcttaagcaagccccccgacagtggtatcttaaatttgacaaattcatgattgatcacaagtttactcgcagcgagtctgatccttgtatttattacaagaagcttcctaatagcgaatttgtcattcttctcctgtatgtggatgatatgctcgtAGTCggcacaagcatgaggattgtgagtgagcttaaaactcacttagcaaaggaatttgccatgaaagatttaggggcagcaaagaagatcctaggaatgactatttttcgggatagaaaaaagagagaactcaaactatttcagcaagactacattaaaaaagtcttggacagatttggtatggcggatgctaaaactgtttgtgtacctttagcctctcattttcagttgtcttctcaattgtgtcctaAAACAAAAGAAGATAAGGAATTTATGGATAAAATTTCATACAAATCTGCagttggaagcctcatgtatgctatggtgtctactcgaccggacattgctcatgccgtaggattggtgagcagatttatgTCTAATCCGGGtaaatcacattgggaggcggtTAAGTATATCTTGTGGTATCTCAAAagtacttctgatttttgtttatggtttgaaaaggacaaggcagttttgcaagggtttaccAATTCTGATTTTGCCGGtgacttagacaaaagaaagtctacttctggttatgctttcacatttgccggggcagcgattagttgggcttcaaaattgcaacatacagttgctcaatcaaccgcggaagcagaatacatagctctttctgagggagcaaaagagatggtatggttgcaactcttgttcagcgagttgggtttgaagcaatcagattttgctttgttttgtgataacagcagtgcaatttttatgactaaacatcaaaCATCTCAGCCGaagtcaaaacatgttgatgttcgcagccattatgttcgccatatggttgaagaaggcaagtttcatgtagacaaGATTCATACCGATCTGAATCCAGCTGATGTACTCACTAAAgtagttaagtgggagaagttcgattTCTGCCGAGCTTCTCTCGAcctttccaataactgatagcagAACTAAGTGGGGGAATTTACTTGTTGCAGTAGTTCgttggccttcagtgggagattgttggaagttgaagtccaaccGACTCCTTCCCTatttgccgccaaaactcttggctattcatattcttcctggaagctctttaagagctgattgtaattcattttctaaAGTTGATTGCCAGAGCTGATTGCAGCTGTGTagatgtaaaccagattggtgaataatatagtgattcccctgcttcaagtgtggatgtaggcaattgccgaaccacgataaatctgtgtgttcttgttgtttgtgttgtgtatatTTAATTGTGTTTATCTGCTGTTTTCAATTCGATTTCTTCGTCCTAACATCTGTTAATCCAAATCCTGAACAGAAATATAATCGGGTAACTGTTTCTATTCGTTTAAATGTGCAAACATTTGAAATATAAACTTGTTTTTTTCTGTTAAACAGGTATTTTAACAAATACGGAATTATCAGGGATATAGTTCATAGTCACATATTGCAGACAATTGCCTTATTAGCCATGGAACCGCCAGTCGGTCTCAATGGTGAAGATATTCGAAATGAAAAGGTCAATGCTGGTTAATACTTTACAATCCGACTTTAGTTTTATAGTTGAGCAACCAGGGCATAGTTTCGTTGATTCATTGCATATTCACTATCAGTTTTACAGGTTAAGGTTCTGAGGTCCATGAAGAAGCTAGACCTTGAAGATGTTGTTCTCGGTCAGTATAAAGAAGGAGTGCAGAGTGGTGGAAAGGCGGGTTCCTTGCAAAACTCTGATGTTCTCTGGAAAAGCCTTATTCCAACATTTGTAGCTGCAGCATTATATATCGATAATGCACGTTGGGATGGAGTCCCTTTCCTCATTAAATCTGGAATAGGCCTTATTAAAAACAGGTGTGCATATGTATTCAATTTCTCATAAACACTGCCCAACACACTAAGAGACAATATAGCTCTCTTTGGAAACTATTGCCTTTCAACATTGGTTATGTGTGCCTCAATTTAAGTAACAAATAATCCATCCACAGTTACTTATTTGCCTTTTTTTATATATGGCTCGTTCTCATGGTGCCCATTGTTGGTATGTATGGATAGGGTTGAGATACGCATTCAATTCCGCCATGTTCCAGGTAATCTATATCGGGACCAAATTGGACACAGTAGTAACCTTGCTACGAACGAGCTCATTCTTCGGGAGCAACCAAATGAAGCAATTCTTGTGAAGATCAATAATAAAGTCCCAGGGCTAGGGATGCAGTTGGATGCTTCAGAGCTAAATTTGCTCTACAAAGATAAGTAATGTCCTTACACTTCTTTTTTGCAATACCATTTACACTTTTTCATCTAACAGCCTTTCGTTTTGCTATAAAAGTTGTGACTGTTGTTTATGGTTTGGAAACCCCCAGGTACAATGTAGAAATGCCAGATTCATATGAACAACTAATATTGGACGTGATAGATGGAGACAACCACCTTTTCATGCGCAGTGATGAACTAGAGGCAGCATGGAACCTGCTAACCCCACTTCTTTATGAAATTGAAAGCAACAAAGTTGCACCAGAATTGTACCAATTTGGCGGCAGGGGTCCAGTTGGTGCATATTATCTTGGAGCCAAACATGGTGTTAGATGGGCTGATGATTAGTTCTATAATATCCAAGTCAGAACATTACATCATTAGGTTTGATACCAGCAGCATTGCATATAAGTTATGGAACTCGGATCTGATGCATTTCCGCCTACTGTCTTGGAGCATTCAGCTCAAATGGCTACGTACAAAATGTATTATGTTTAATGTGTTTAGAATTTTCTAAGTACAGGTTAATGTTTGCTCCATGTTCTCCACCCTTTGGGTTCCCTTTAAAGTTTATGTCTCCAATATTATGGAAGATCATGGACTCAGCTCGTTTCTACTTTTACACGAGTTGCAGTTGTTATTATTATTAGGATAATGTTcaatttttcaatcaatcatacCATAGAATATTTTTAAACAgttagtgtaaaatttaatttttttatattatatattttataacatcaatcaaatcatataaaatatatgTCGTATAATTTATTTATAATGTGATGTGTGCTtcactttatttttttattttttttaaaaagctaTACATTATTTTCTACAATGTTGAAAAAAAATGGTTTATCCTTGGCGGACGGCTAAAGAGTTTTATTaaagatttttttaaataaattgtcTCTAGACATGGGTGCTGTTTAGGTTTTGAATTGGTGATTTAAtactattttatattttatttatatttaaatattttgtagGGAAAATTTAATCATTACTTATTAGAAACGATTTTTTTTTggtatataatattaatataaactttattaatatatattataaatttaatagactaatttttaattcttaattattttattttttattttttgtatttttttaaaataaatcaattatgaataatttaatttttaaaacttaaaaataaaattaaacattataattacttttaattatttattaaaaattgttATATTAATCTTAAAATTCATTTTATAAATAACTACTTTTAAAATATACAATATTCCACATTACAAATTTATAATAGTAACTTGAgctcttttaatttatttttaaaacttaaaaataaattagaCATTATAACTACTTTTTTAAATTGGTTTATTGAAAGTTGATATTCACCTACAATTCAATTTATGAGTAACTACTTTTTAAATATACAATTTTcaacattaaatatttataataCTACTTAAGctctattaatttatttaaaaaaaaaacattataactACTTTTAATAACTCATTAAAATAGTTATCAattataaaattcaatttttgagtaattattctTGAGTAATTATTTATGAGAAATTATAAACTTAAGAGATAACGTTTTTCTTTCAATTAACTAGAATTTAAttctattatttttaaattttttattttattttttattgataataAGGAGTTCAACAGAGGAGCCCAAAACAGCTCAGAACGAGTACATCAAAAAATGAGTCACCACCGGAAATTACACTTTAGTACATATATGGAGAAAAAGTAAATATAACTTAAAGAGGAGCATCCCAGAAATTGTCCACCCAGGCAGTCCAACCGAGAGGGCCTTCCATCCAGATTATACTTTTGTGAGCTTGCACCTGGGAGAGTAAAGCAATCTCGTCCATCCTCGTATTAGCACTCTTTCTGATTTCTTCCTTGAGTTTATTGCACGCACTTTCAAAAGCCCGTAAGTCTTCAAGGGTTCTTCGCCACATATAACCATTCTTTAGCTCATAGTAATAGAACGTAGCCTGTCCCACCTTGAGAAACCTTTTCAACTTCTTCCTCTCCATAATCATAGAAACCTGAACCTGCATGAAAATTTTAAAGTGTGTGAGTTTCCTGGAAAACTCCGTAAGAGCCCTTGGCTTACCTTGGTATTTCTCCTCATTCCTGCACTTCCAAAGCTGccacaaaatattagaagaaagcaTGTTCGAGAACATATTAGCATCTTTAGGAATACCAGAAATATGACCAGTGATAATATCAAGAATACTAGCAGAAATCGGATAGAAAATTCCAAACATGCCCCATATTTCTTTGGCAAAGAGACAGTCAAATAGAATATGCCTCCCAGTTTCGGGGAGTCTACACAATGAGCACAAATCAGAGTCAGAGTTGCAAAATTTAACGGGGAGCTTATCAAGTAAAACCAGCCATTTAAAACAATTAATTTTTGGCTCAATAGGCGTCCTCCATAAGAGAGAGAACAGCTTGTTCCAAACTTTAACATCTAAAGAAGAGTACCAAACCTTGTTaagtatttttaaatatttatttgttcATCTTGATCTTTCTTATACAAATATCTACAATGTTacaatatatttcaaattattttttgatTTCTACTTCAAACTAACAACGCCATTGAAAGAAGAGGCATTGCATCTCTCTATTGTCTCTACATGTCACTTGGAATTTCAACTCCTATATTAACTCTTTTATATTTATCTAAAGATttgtttctcttttaaataaatatatttaaatacttGTACGGATCTATCTATATTAAATAAGAGTATCAATTTCATATATTAAATAgttttataataattttattattataaattatatgCAATATTAATTGAAAAAAGGAAAACaagatttttttaatttacttTAGTCTTATTTTTTTATTTGCTATTCTTGATGTGAAATTCAATATGaatgaaaatattaataaaatatttaacacATTCTCATCATCTTAAACTAAGGAAAGAGAAAATATACTcctaaaaaattaatagaaaataagATTTGAGAAAGTATAATTTTTTTTGAGgtggtttttttcttttggttcaAACTATACTAAATTAGAAGCTAGAATCTAGAAAATACTTGTACCTATTTATTTATATTAGATAAGAGTATCAATTTCATATATCAAATAgttttataataattatattagTATAAATTCTATGTAATATTAATTAAAAGAAGAAGAACATAATTCTTTGTATTTATTTTagtcttattttttaattttttattcttggTTTGAAATTCAATATGAATgaaaatcataataaaatattcAACACATTTTCAACATCTTAAACTAAGGAAAGAGAACATATACTTGtagaaaaattaatataaaataggGTTTAAGAAAGCTCTTTTAGGTTGtgttttgttttggtttaaattataCTAAATTAGAAGCTAGAATCTAGAATATGCATCTTATTAGGGGAATGAATTGACATGTGATTTCACTTGCTTTAGCATAGTTATATTTTTGtaatgttaaattttttaatttccacTTTTGTATTATGTTGGTGCCTTCAAGAAAAATTAGTTCCAAACCCTTTCTACATGTTCTATACTCTGAATGGTTGTGgaagaaaataattattaaaaatcaattttaattaattatttataaaatgaAGGTTTAAATGAGTTAAGTGCCAAaatgtttaatatttaaataagTCACTTTTTATAGCCATAAGGATAAATCAAATTATAaagtaattttaatttattatttcttCCGGGGGAGATTATAAAAAAGGACTAGGAGTCTCCTTTAAATAAAGAAGATTGAGAACTTGTTTATTTCTTAGGAAGATTTTTTAGGTTTGAGCTTGAGACAGAATTTTGCCTATGGGACGAAAACCTTAAAGGTTTATTGGAGCTAAAGAGGAAAACCTTGTGCTTTATTAGAGCGATTTCACATAGGATCCATTGGGTAGATCCAATGGGTATTTAATGGTTTGCGCAAGGATGAAAACCTTCTTTCTTGGTGCAGATTCAGAGGTGAACTCATCTAGGATTCACATTTGAACATTAAAAAGATTTACCAAATTTGGTTAATGGATtgaaatatttcataaaatttgttAAGTTTCTTTAAAGAAACAAATTCTAGATATTTTTTTAAgattatttatgatttcattttttttttgaaaaactttgaTATTACtcgaaaaaaaaattgttgatttaCTTGTGGGAATTAAAGACTATCATAGAGTTTCCTCGTAATAGAATTAGCTGCATCAAAAGATTTGAAGGAGCGTGGAGACACAAAATCTGATGATTTTCTTGGGTCGACTGCTGCAACCCTCATATTGGGATTTCCATGTCAAGGTGTCTGGTTTAATAACCAAATTTCATGATTATTAGTGGGATGAACATTGTGTGGTGGGTTTGTTGTCTGGAGAAAATCTTCTCAGCAAAACGTGGATATATTCCACTCTTTGTTAGGTGTATCTACATTGCAAAGAAACTCTTGTTAGCTGCCGCAACCACTTGGGAGGAGACGTGGCTCTTGGGAAGAGCAATCTACTGTAGCTAGTCCATTGTTATTGGCTATTCTATATCTTTACCTAGCCGCAGCTGACAGTATTGTCGTTGGTTGTGATTATTATATCTATTGTTGAAGATTGTGAGGCTTAGTAAGGTGTGTGATGAATAGGAGGGTGTCTCTCTCTTGTGGGTAACGATGACTTCCTTGGCAACGTGGGTACTTTCTTATAGTGCGAACTGGAGCAAGAATCACATTCTGAGCATAGCGTCTACTTTCCTATGCTTCTCATTTTTTGCATCCAAATATGTACTTGCTTAATGAATTATTGTTGAAAGGGGATTGCTTAGTCCTACGTGAAGGACTTGAAGCCTTTGTTTCTTTGAGGGCCTGTGTGGAACAGTTTTTGGGTGTGCGAAAAGCTGGGCTAAATATCACTGTGATTTCAACATATTTAGCTCATTTCAGAGGTCAGGAAAGAAACACGTTCTCTATGTGTTTCTGATTATGAATTTAATGCAAGTTGAAAATTACATCCTGATATCTTAATCGTCAAAATCTAGTACCAGTTTAGTTATTGGTTCCTTAGCACATTGAATACTTGCATGTGAATGTCCATCATCCAAATCTATCAATTAAATTACAGTATCATTCCCTACACAAATTAGACAACTGTTTAAACACAAACAATATAAGCAAACTATTTTACAAGATAGCTCAGTTGAAGAGTAAAAAAAAAATAGCGCAAGAACTGGGGTAGCAACTTATAGTGTGGTATCAGAGCTACTGAAACTGCCAGCCTATGGAGTTGAGTGTTGAAGCATGCATCGGATTCGGTGAATTTCAGTTTGGAGAGAAAAATTAACTCGGAAAAAAATTATGAACATGGGTCCTTTCTCAAGAGATTTCAATGATACTTTTAAGTATGTTCAGCAGAGGGACTTACAGAAAGAGAAGGAAGTGGGAAATTTGCTCTTAATAATTGGAATAGAATTGAAGTCCATGCAATCTCCTAATGATATTCTTTCTAAGTTGGAGGAATTGGAATCTTATTTTTTCGACTATTGGGCTTTGAAGCCATCAATGCTTGCTTTGGTCCAGCACAAGCTTATGAAACATTCTCATGAAGATGTAAGACTTGTAGTTACCTCTTGCCTCAGATCATAAGCATTATAGCTCTTGTAGCACCCTACAACGATGATGTGTTGAGAAATATTTTAAAGCTGATCATTAGAAGCTTTCATGGGTTGAGTGATACCAAAAGCCTTTCTTTTGAAAAGAGGGCTAAGATTTTAGAAGTTATGGCTAAGGTCAGGTCATACTTCATTTTGCTTGCCCTTAGCAAAAATCAGAAAACATCATTCAGACAATGTTAAAGAAGACATGCTAAaattttttatgatgatctatttgCAAGTAGTTGCAATCCGAATTCTTGGTCATTTGAAGGAAGGAAAAGGGTATCTCACCAATACCTCTTGAGTTCTCAAAAGAATTGAGaagttcaaaataaattgattgaagAGGAACTAATTTCATTGGGTTTACAGGTTATGGTATCTCCCAAAAAGTTAAAGAACCAAATCAGAAGAGAGCAACTTTGTTTCACATGTCAGGAGGCTTGGACACCCAATCACGTATGTGAGATTAATAACTTAGAAAAATAATTATTACAGCCAAGTGGTGATGAGTACTAAGAAACAATTGAGGCGATAGGAGTTCCAAGAAAATGGCCCAACTCAAGAAGGGAGTATGATAAAGTCCCAACATGACTTCAATGAAGGGCACGTATCTTCATATGATGaggaatttttttaaaaagatgACATAGCAGCAACCTTGGCCATGCATTCAGTTCAATCCATCAACCATTATGAGGCCTATGATGAAATTGACAACATCATTGAAAGATTTGAAGAATCATGTGTGATTTCTAGCAAATATGATGAGGAAGTGAATGTAGTTGAGGATGCCTAGTTGGTGAATTCAGAAACAAAAAAATCAATAGGTTGTTGCAAGGAGGTTCATCATATGAATCTGAAATTATTGCAGCATTTGGTGAATTTCCTTTGGACCAAGGGATTGTCCTAACATgtaaaattatgcaaagaatatgacAATAAAGGGGCTGATTCAGAGGACCAATCCAAAAATGTTTTTCAAGATGCTAATTTTGAGAGACATGGTTTGAAGAATCAGTAGAAGGTCGCCAATGATATGATTGTTGCAACCTTAGAACAttttgatgacactcacaagatcaTTGAAGAGCTCTACTAGAAGGCCTAGATTCAGAGGAGACCAAGAGGCATGGAAGGTGAATTTTATCTTGCAGATTTGCAGAAGGTCAAAGAAGCTCTAGGGTCaatgtttttttattatttgcatttAATTTCAAATAGGACCGTGTCTTAAAGATTGTTGGAGTGTCCACTAATTGTTGCTCAGTCTTGGATACTTAATCCCTCTAAGTTCTAGAAGCTATTAGGATGGCCTAAATCACAAGTGGATATAGGAAGCTCTATAATATCCTTAGTATCCTTAAGCTCCATGACAAGCTTATTGACTACATCCTCCTTCAAATTAGAACAAAAACCATATGGATAATTCATAGTGCACATACAGTGTCGACCCATTTCAATTATatgtgcctgatcatatgacaatctAAATGTAACTTGTTGTCCACTAAGGGTTGCTCAGTCTTGGATAGTTAATCCCCCcaagttctagaagatgttaggATGACATAAATCACAAGTGGATATAGGAAGCTCTACAATCTCCTTAGTATCCTTAAGCTCCATGATGAGCTTATTGACTTCATCCTCCTttccttttgatgcattgaaaGGAAAGGAGGATGAAGTCAATAAGCTCATCATGGAGCTTAAGGATACTAAGGACAATATAGAGTTTCCTATATCCACTTGTAATTCAGGCCATCCTAATAGCTTCTAGAACTTAGTGGGATTAACTATCTAAGAATTAGCAGGCCATCCTAACAGCTTTTAGAACTTAGTGGGATTAACTATCTAAGACTAAGCAACCCTTAGTGGACTACAGGTTACATTTAGATTGTCATATCAAGGacatatacttgaaatgggtctacccTGTATGTGCACTATGACTTCATATGGGTTTTTTTCCTAATTTGACATAAAAACATTACAATAAAGTAATTTGCAAGAAAGTAATGAACTTGAGATGATAGCAATTAGCAATAAAATAGT
This genomic stretch from Cryptomeria japonica chromosome 8, Sugi_1.0, whole genome shotgun sequence harbors:
- the LOC131045329 gene encoding inactive glucose-6-phosphate 1-dehydrogenase 4, chloroplastic, yielding MRNLTCRVDHQENCDEKVDAFLKKTYYQFGGYDNCEGMTTLDSQMQKLEADGRANRIFYLSVPQGALLDVATCIADKAQSKRGWNRIIIEKPFGFDTESSAKLTRGLLSKFYEEQIYRIDHRLGKDLIENLTVLRFSNLVFEPLWNRQYIRNVQVIVSEEWGIERSGRYFNKYGIIRDIVHSHILQTIALLAMEPPVGLNGEDIRNEKVKVLRSMKKLDLEDVVLGQYKEGVQSGGKAGSLQNSDVLWKSLIPTFVAAALYIDNARWDGVPFLIKSGIGLIKNRVEIRIQFRHVPGNLYRDQIGHSSNLATNELILREQPNEAILVKINNKVPGLGMQLDASELNLLYKDKYNVEMPDSYEQLILDVIDGDNHLFMRSDELEAAWNLLTPLLYEIESNKVAPELYQFGGRGPVGAYYLGAKHGVRWADD